One Phoenix dactylifera cultivar Barhee BC4 chromosome 8, palm_55x_up_171113_PBpolish2nd_filt_p, whole genome shotgun sequence genomic window carries:
- the LOC103720195 gene encoding calmodulin-like, producing MDLLTEEQISEFQEAFCLFDKDGDGRITLEELATVIRSLGQNPTEEELQDMISEVDANGNGTIEFGEFLGLMARKMKETDAEEELKEAFKVFDKDQNGYISANELRNVMINLGEKLTDEEVEQMIREADIDGDGQVNYEEFVRMMMAV from the exons ATGGATCTCCTGACAGAGGAGCAGATCTCTGAGTTCCAAGAGGCCTTCTGCCTCTTTGACAAGGATGGAGATG GCCGCATCACACTGGAAGAACTGGCTACTGTCATCCGATCATTGGGCCAGAACCCCACTGAAGAAGAGCTGCAGGATATGATCAGTGAGGTTGATGCAAATGGGAATGGTACTATAGAATTTGGAGAGTTCTTGGGCCTAATGGCTAGGAAAATGAAG GAGACTGATGCTGAAGAAGAGTTGAAAGAAGCCTTTAAGGTCTTCGATAAGGACCAAAATGGGTACATCTCAGCTAATGAG CTGAGGAATGTGATGATCAATCTTGGGGAGAAACTGACTGATGAAGAGGTTGAGCAGATGATTAGGGAGGCTGATATAGATGGTGATGGACAGGTGAATTATGAGGAGTTTGTGCGGATGATGATGGCTGTCTAA